Proteins encoded together in one Variovorax paradoxus window:
- a CDS encoding pentapeptide repeat-containing protein: protein MRVSAELLSLGAGLGETFEGQDFSGGHYAKTFLGGGIFTQCRWSGADLREADVREAVFDQCDMGGALFAGANLRHAVFNRCKLDHADFRGANLHTATFNECDLTHAQFGKASMAMARFHASALDHAGMQGANLESTVFSQSKLLDVNADHSQWTHTVVTGCDLSLMTWVGAPMTRVVFSKLSLQNMRFDGGNYESCQFADADLSGSSFAGAKLRQCNFQGSTLNGCDFSNAQAPQAIFCATKGEGARFTKAQLRQSLFTEAVLPGAHFGAAQLHQCHFAQAKLARAVFSGADCTYADFRHADLEGADLREAELFRAVFHRSQLKDAQATDRSRALGTDPELARAEQWAAA, encoded by the coding sequence ATGAGGGTGAGCGCCGAGCTTCTTTCGCTGGGCGCCGGCCTGGGAGAAACCTTCGAAGGGCAGGACTTCAGCGGCGGCCACTACGCCAAGACTTTTCTGGGGGGCGGTATCTTCACGCAGTGCCGCTGGAGCGGCGCGGACCTGCGCGAAGCCGACGTTCGCGAGGCGGTGTTCGACCAGTGCGACATGGGCGGCGCGCTGTTTGCGGGCGCCAACCTGCGCCATGCGGTGTTCAACCGCTGCAAGCTCGACCACGCGGATTTTCGCGGCGCCAACCTGCACACCGCCACCTTCAACGAGTGCGACCTGACGCATGCGCAGTTCGGCAAGGCGTCGATGGCCATGGCCAGGTTTCATGCCAGCGCGCTCGACCACGCCGGCATGCAGGGTGCGAACCTCGAATCGACGGTGTTCTCGCAATCGAAACTCCTCGACGTCAACGCCGACCACTCGCAGTGGACGCACACGGTGGTGACCGGTTGCGACCTGAGCCTCATGACCTGGGTGGGCGCGCCGATGACGCGCGTGGTCTTTTCGAAGCTCAGCCTGCAGAACATGCGCTTCGACGGCGGCAACTACGAGTCGTGCCAGTTTGCCGATGCAGACCTGAGCGGCAGCAGCTTTGCAGGCGCGAAGCTGCGGCAATGCAACTTTCAGGGCAGCACCCTCAACGGCTGCGACTTCAGCAACGCACAGGCGCCGCAAGCCATCTTCTGCGCCACCAAGGGGGAAGGCGCGCGCTTTACCAAGGCGCAGTTGCGCCAGTCGCTTTTTACCGAGGCCGTGCTGCCGGGCGCCCACTTCGGCGCTGCGCAGCTGCACCAGTGCCACTTTGCGCAGGCCAAGCTGGCGCGCGCGGTTTTCTCGGGTGCCGATTGCACCTATGCCGATTTCCGGCATGCCGACCTTGAGGGCGCAGATCTGCGCGAAGCCGAGTTGTTTCGCGCCGTCTTCCACCGCTCGCAGCTGAAGGACGCGCAAGCCACCGACCGGAGCCGCGCGCTCGGCACCGATCCTGAGCTGGCGCGCGCCGAACAGTGGGCTGCCGCCTGA
- a CDS encoding type VI secretion system Vgr family protein produces the protein MSHDFRIESESPAKDELMFWAIAGHEALARASTYELTVLSENAFVDAKDILGHAFDVVIEFSDADGGKHERHCQGHAVRFTRGRQVGRYFRYQIRLRSWFWLLTKRANSRILQDKPVLGILDAVFEDSPIKRFKKTRTDNVVGTHPARRYCVQFQESDYNYLSRLLEAEGIYYWFDAHDAPGTMHLSDASGIAHEKLAVEAKLRFASPDVSEARFNEISEWIDVRRFDSGKYASRDVDYKAIKKPLSVEVDVQEKHELSDLEVFEYPGNYFTGEEVDAAVKVHLEEFDGRRERHWGLTPWPDVAAGRSFDFEGDRGGLRDGEYVIGGCVFVASHRGYEGADEDGESQSAAALLAEAILDDAVNADVLTAFTEVIERHPSLRTGARGASAFLITALPVERTFRPPPLTPRVTMPGPQSAIVCGPEGEELHVDEGRVMVHFHWDRYNDGDGKATCWIRCSQPWAGKGWGGYFTPRIGQEVIVEFMNGDPDRPIITGRVYNDDQPIPYKSPTQSGFKTRSTPGGGPANYNEIMFEDKKGHELLNIHAEKNMATTVENDDSGHVMRDQSLTVDRHRTIMVKGKEEHTVMKTQMNHVVLAQTNKFDADTFTTTLGNQTVGTKGKQDTVVNGPVTSHTNSTYTLSTVGAFSQTSASMTVNSVGAVALTSGANIAISSVGELKLATNADRVDASVGAHSIFANSIKAVSNSNLEMFAVGNINATSNGSNTTVLGPNSSGYIGVNSEANMGMARSTFMGLSIDTMMGLSMASCLALQMETAAALKLGFAGVDLSISPVDVEQRAAKVIMPGGGAGAGAGGAFAMGASIGAAIGAVAYSIAAAYTDIKATNQQYTDAAAALQEAATQAKALGLHGMASRLATAKGIAEARRDNGWANPDNIRLHSAPADKAAQYTDDKRLGAPPDAVVGDGSKIAAGSSKMPTEAPQPAASKGLPTPPASAD, from the coding sequence ATGTCGCATGATTTCCGCATCGAGAGCGAATCGCCCGCCAAGGACGAGCTCATGTTCTGGGCCATTGCAGGGCACGAGGCCCTGGCAAGGGCCTCGACCTACGAGCTCACGGTGCTTTCGGAGAACGCCTTCGTCGACGCCAAGGACATCCTGGGCCATGCCTTCGATGTGGTGATCGAGTTCTCGGACGCGGACGGCGGCAAGCACGAGCGGCATTGCCAGGGGCATGCGGTGCGCTTTACCCGCGGGCGGCAGGTGGGGCGCTACTTTCGCTACCAGATACGGCTGCGTTCATGGTTCTGGCTGCTCACCAAGCGGGCCAACTCGCGCATCCTGCAGGACAAGCCGGTGCTCGGCATCCTGGACGCGGTGTTCGAGGACAGCCCGATCAAGCGCTTCAAGAAGACGCGCACCGACAACGTGGTGGGCACGCACCCGGCCCGGCGCTATTGCGTGCAGTTCCAGGAGAGCGACTACAACTACCTGTCGCGCCTGCTGGAGGCCGAAGGCATCTACTACTGGTTCGATGCGCACGATGCGCCGGGCACCATGCACTTGTCGGACGCGAGCGGCATTGCCCACGAGAAGCTCGCGGTGGAGGCCAAGCTGCGCTTTGCATCGCCCGATGTGAGCGAGGCGCGCTTCAACGAGATCAGCGAATGGATCGACGTGCGCCGCTTCGACAGCGGCAAGTACGCCTCGCGCGACGTCGACTACAAGGCAATCAAGAAGCCGCTGAGCGTGGAAGTGGACGTGCAGGAAAAGCACGAGCTCTCCGACCTCGAAGTGTTCGAATACCCTGGCAACTATTTCACCGGCGAAGAGGTGGACGCGGCGGTGAAGGTGCACCTGGAAGAATTCGACGGCCGCCGCGAGCGCCACTGGGGCCTTACCCCGTGGCCCGATGTGGCGGCCGGCCGCAGCTTCGACTTCGAGGGCGACCGCGGCGGCCTGCGCGACGGCGAGTACGTCATTGGCGGCTGCGTGTTCGTGGCCAGCCATCGGGGCTATGAAGGCGCCGATGAAGACGGCGAATCGCAATCGGCCGCGGCGCTGCTGGCCGAAGCCATTCTGGACGACGCGGTGAATGCCGACGTGCTGACCGCCTTCACCGAGGTGATCGAGCGGCATCCGTCGCTGCGCACCGGCGCGCGGGGCGCGAGCGCCTTCCTGATTACCGCGCTGCCGGTCGAGCGCACCTTCCGTCCGCCGCCGCTGACGCCGCGTGTGACGATGCCCGGCCCGCAGAGCGCCATCGTCTGCGGCCCCGAAGGCGAAGAGCTCCACGTGGACGAGGGCCGCGTGATGGTGCATTTTCACTGGGACCGCTACAACGACGGCGACGGCAAGGCCACGTGCTGGATACGCTGCTCGCAACCCTGGGCCGGCAAGGGCTGGGGCGGCTACTTCACGCCGCGCATCGGGCAAGAGGTGATCGTCGAGTTCATGAACGGCGACCCGGACCGGCCCATCATCACGGGCCGCGTCTACAACGACGACCAGCCCATTCCGTACAAGTCGCCCACGCAGAGCGGCTTCAAGACGCGCTCCACGCCGGGCGGCGGGCCCGCCAACTACAACGAGATCATGTTCGAGGACAAGAAGGGGCACGAGCTCCTGAACATCCACGCCGAAAAGAACATGGCCACCACGGTGGAGAACGACGACTCGGGCCACGTGATGCGCGACCAGAGCCTGACCGTCGACCGCCACCGCACGATCATGGTGAAGGGCAAGGAAGAACACACGGTCATGAAGACGCAGATGAACCATGTGGTTCTGGCGCAGACCAACAAGTTCGACGCGGACACCTTCACCACCACGCTGGGCAACCAGACCGTCGGCACCAAGGGCAAGCAGGACACGGTGGTGAACGGCCCCGTCACCTCGCACACCAACAGCACCTACACCCTTAGCACCGTGGGCGCGTTCTCTCAGACCTCGGCCTCGATGACGGTCAATTCCGTGGGCGCGGTGGCGCTGACCTCGGGCGCGAACATCGCAATAAGTTCGGTGGGCGAGCTGAAGCTGGCCACCAACGCAGACCGCGTCGATGCGAGCGTCGGCGCGCACAGCATCTTCGCCAATTCGATCAAGGCGGTGTCCAACTCGAACCTCGAGATGTTCGCCGTTGGCAACATCAACGCCACCTCGAACGGCTCCAACACCACTGTGCTGGGCCCTAACTCCAGCGGCTACATCGGCGTCAACAGCGAAGCCAACATGGGCATGGCCCGCTCGACCTTCATGGGGCTGTCGATCGACACGATGATGGGCCTGAGCATGGCTTCGTGCCTGGCGCTGCAAATGGAGACGGCGGCGGCGCTCAAGCTCGGCTTTGCGGGGGTGGACCTGAGCATTTCGCCTGTCGACGTGGAGCAGCGGGCAGCCAAGGTCATCATGCCCGGCGGCGGTGCGGGCGCGGGAGCCGGGGGGGCATTTGCCATGGGCGCGTCCATCGGCGCTGCAATCGGCGCCGTCGCATATTCGATTGCGGCTGCGTACACCGACATCAAGGCCACCAACCAGCAGTACACGGATGCGGCCGCTGCGCTGCAGGAAGCCGCGACGCAGGCCAAAGCCCTCGGGCTGCACGGCATGGCGTCGCGCCTGGCCACTGCCAAGGGCATTGCCGAAGCCCGCAGGGACAACGGCTGGGCCAACCCCGACAACATTCGCCTGCATTCGGCACCGGCCGACAAGGCCGCGCAATACACGGACGACAAGCGGCTGGGCGCGCCGCCCGATGCCGTTGTGGGCGATGGATCGAAGATTGCCGCAGGCTCGTCGAAGATGCCCACCGAAGCGCCCCAGCCGGCCGCCTCCAAGGGGCTGCCCACGCCGCCGGCGTCTGCCGATTGA
- a CDS encoding type VI secretion system Vgr family protein has protein sequence MTDHTFSIQGDSPIVDKLLFWRIVGHEVLARPSAYELTVLTDNESIEPADVLGRSFDVAIEFADADGGAHKRHCQGHAVRFTRVGRSGRFVEYRISLRSWFWLLSKRVNARILQNKPVLEVIDAVLDDSPVGSLKKIKSGGVVGPHAPHGYCVQYRESDYQFLSRVLEEEGIYYWFDAHDAPGTLHLSDTSTLAHEKLPVADTLHHVERDASEGRFNEITRWISSRQFESGKFASRDRDFKVISKQLFADKGDPDTHELSDLEVFEFPGGYASGDDTDNLAQLRLDELIGRRQRHWALTGWPDVTAGRSFAFKGDPEGKHDGDYLIAACTFVASHPGYEGADISESPRPIDAVLHDALADDPVNTGLHEVVADLISETPALRSGQRASSSFLLTLVPLNTPWRPPRLTPRVTMPGPQSAIVTGRSGEQIWTEEHGRVKVQFHWDRYGKNDENSSCWVRVSHPWAGKGWGAVSIPRIGQEVVVDFLDGDPDQPIIVGRFYNGESMAPFGLPAGAVVSGIKSNTHKGKGYNELSMDDTAGKEKVTIHGQYDMNTTVEHDQTTTVHNNRTDAVDVDDTETVGSNQKQSIGANQSISVGSNREEKVGGTETITIGGHRTETVNGGETVTVNGGRSHTVNGVQTTTISVAEMHTVGAGRMHSVGAGEAITVGGVQAVTVGGAQIVSVGGLQKVSVGALQSITVGGPHKLSAAVISETSKGPIKIKAGAICMVEAPTIMLKAGGSKIVMNASGITIKGAKITIKADGSASFKAGGSIKIKGSNLGED, from the coding sequence ATGACCGATCACACGTTCAGCATCCAGGGCGACTCGCCCATCGTCGACAAGCTTCTGTTCTGGCGCATCGTGGGCCACGAGGTGCTGGCGCGCCCCTCGGCCTATGAGCTCACCGTGCTCACCGACAACGAAAGCATCGAGCCCGCGGACGTGCTGGGCCGCTCTTTCGACGTGGCGATCGAGTTTGCCGATGCCGATGGCGGCGCCCACAAACGGCATTGCCAGGGGCATGCGGTGCGCTTCACGCGCGTGGGGCGCAGCGGGCGCTTCGTCGAATACCGCATCAGCCTGCGCTCCTGGTTCTGGCTGCTGAGCAAGCGCGTCAACGCCCGCATCCTGCAGAACAAGCCGGTGCTGGAAGTGATCGACGCCGTGCTGGACGACAGCCCCGTCGGGAGCCTGAAGAAGATCAAGTCGGGCGGCGTGGTCGGCCCGCATGCGCCCCACGGCTACTGCGTGCAATACCGCGAGAGCGACTACCAGTTCCTGTCGCGCGTCCTGGAAGAAGAAGGCATCTACTACTGGTTCGACGCGCACGACGCGCCCGGCACGCTGCACCTGTCGGACACCAGCACGCTGGCCCACGAGAAGCTGCCCGTTGCCGACACGCTGCACCATGTGGAGCGCGACGCATCGGAAGGGCGCTTCAACGAGATCACGCGGTGGATCAGCTCGCGGCAGTTCGAGTCGGGCAAGTTCGCATCGCGCGACCGCGACTTCAAGGTCATCAGCAAGCAGCTGTTCGCGGACAAGGGAGACCCCGACACGCATGAGCTGTCCGACCTGGAGGTGTTCGAGTTTCCGGGCGGCTACGCCTCCGGCGACGACACCGACAACCTGGCCCAACTGCGGCTGGATGAACTCATAGGCCGCCGGCAGCGCCACTGGGCACTGACCGGCTGGCCCGACGTGACGGCCGGACGCAGCTTTGCCTTCAAGGGAGACCCCGAAGGCAAGCACGACGGCGACTACCTGATTGCAGCCTGCACCTTCGTTGCAAGCCACCCAGGCTACGAAGGCGCAGACATTTCGGAGAGCCCGCGCCCGATCGACGCCGTGCTGCACGATGCGCTGGCCGACGACCCCGTCAACACAGGGCTGCACGAAGTGGTGGCCGACCTGATTTCCGAGACACCCGCCTTGCGCAGCGGCCAGCGCGCGAGCAGCAGCTTTCTGCTGACGCTGGTTCCGCTGAACACCCCGTGGCGACCGCCGCGCCTCACGCCGCGCGTCACCATGCCGGGGCCGCAGAGCGCCATCGTCACGGGCCGCAGCGGCGAGCAGATATGGACCGAGGAGCACGGCCGCGTGAAGGTGCAGTTCCACTGGGACCGCTACGGCAAGAACGACGAGAACAGCTCATGCTGGGTGCGCGTGTCGCATCCATGGGCCGGCAAGGGCTGGGGCGCGGTGAGCATTCCGCGCATCGGCCAGGAGGTGGTGGTCGACTTTCTGGACGGCGACCCCGACCAGCCCATCATCGTCGGGCGCTTCTACAACGGCGAATCGATGGCGCCCTTCGGCCTGCCCGCCGGCGCCGTGGTGAGCGGCATCAAGTCGAACACGCACAAGGGCAAGGGCTACAACGAACTGTCGATGGACGACACCGCGGGCAAGGAGAAGGTGACCATCCACGGCCAGTACGACATGAACACCACGGTGGAGCATGACCAGACCACCACCGTGCACAACAACCGCACCGACGCGGTCGATGTCGACGACACGGAAACCGTGGGCAGCAACCAGAAGCAGAGCATCGGCGCCAACCAGAGCATTTCAGTCGGTTCGAACCGCGAAGAGAAGGTGGGCGGCACCGAGACCATCACCATTGGCGGCCACCGCACCGAAACCGTGAACGGCGGCGAAACCGTGACGGTCAACGGCGGGCGCAGCCACACCGTGAACGGCGTGCAGACCACCACCATTTCGGTGGCCGAGATGCATACGGTCGGGGCCGGGCGCATGCACAGCGTGGGCGCGGGGGAGGCCATTACCGTGGGCGGTGTGCAGGCTGTGACGGTGGGCGGCGCGCAGATCGTGAGCGTGGGCGGCCTGCAGAAGGTGAGCGTGGGTGCGTTGCAGTCCATCACCGTCGGTGGGCCGCACAAGCTCTCGGCGGCGGTGATCTCCGAAACGTCGAAGGGGCCGATCAAGATCAAGGCGGGCGCCATCTGCATGGTCGAGGCACCCACCATCATGCTCAAGGCCGGCGGCAGCAAGATCGTCATGAACGCCAGCGGCATCACCATCAAGGGCGCCAAGATCACCATCAAGGCCGACGGCAGCGCGTCGTTCAAGGCCGGGGGGTCGATCAAGATCAAGGGCTCCAACCTGGGGGAGGACTGA
- a CDS encoding DUF3540 domain-containing protein encodes MTATVTERRTRAPHKHGKPSKQPDAPAAAQAGWHRAVVLAVPGAGQLRLRIDREGAHEVGARQAFSCVVAVQVGDVVAAFLDDQRQCWVMAVLERSGAQDVVLQSQGKLELSAPTVSANARELLQLAAPQVRLSCEQADAMGERLNLVGGTVKAIGAALSTLFDRVHHHSKQYMRSTEGLDRTQAGHMELQARQLLQIHGEHTLVEGEQLVKARGAQIHFG; translated from the coding sequence ATGACCGCCACCGTTACCGAACGCCGCACCAGGGCTCCACACAAGCACGGCAAGCCGAGCAAGCAACCCGACGCGCCCGCTGCCGCGCAAGCCGGCTGGCATCGCGCCGTCGTGCTTGCCGTGCCCGGCGCAGGACAACTTCGCCTGCGTATCGATCGCGAAGGCGCTCACGAGGTCGGCGCGCGCCAGGCTTTCAGTTGCGTGGTGGCGGTGCAGGTCGGCGACGTCGTCGCGGCCTTCCTCGACGACCAGCGCCAGTGCTGGGTGATGGCGGTGCTGGAGCGCAGCGGCGCACAGGACGTGGTGCTGCAAAGCCAGGGCAAGCTCGAACTGAGCGCGCCCACCGTCAGCGCCAACGCGCGAGAGCTTCTGCAGCTGGCCGCGCCTCAGGTGCGCCTGAGTTGCGAGCAGGCCGACGCAATGGGCGAGCGCCTCAACCTGGTGGGCGGCACGGTCAAGGCGATTGGCGCCGCGCTGTCGACGCTGTTCGACCGGGTGCACCACCACAGCAAGCAATACATGCGCAGTACCGAGGGCCTGGACCGCACCCAGGCCGGACACATGGAGCTGCAGGCGCGCCAGCTGCTGCAGATCCATGGCGAGCACACGCTGGTGGAAGGCGAGCAGCTGGTCAAGGCGCGCGGCGCGCAGATCCACTTCGGCTGA
- a CDS encoding DUF2169 family type VI secretion system accessory protein, with the protein MQILKPHVAALSFRPIEYRSKAGLCVSTMLFAPMSPEGGGLLREQSMWNCISELMAMPLVDEGIAKLTPEYLVVGRVHAGEAGSRGAVARVRLGNAGKAVMAFSPRYWDGARVVQSEVYQPVPLDWANAYGGPTVAENPLGMGAAAAGGVHWLPPLELPSSRITAPGDVVQPAGFGALDVMHPQRAALRGTYDENYLKQHAPGFPPDVDWRHFNMAPKDQWLDAPLRGDEAFALEHLHPTKPLLQGNLPGLRARVFANYRLPPEQVAPGGDSHKFKEVPMRLTTVWFFPEVERMLLIWHGLAEVAEYDGSDIDHLMTAVERLGQPRGDAHYAGVLARRTDPVQGGIESLNDADLVPDDIDTADPDFEKASEIYKMEGLQADAQFRRAEIDVALAREKAVAFGKDPDALGLKPPVREKPPTLAELPAYVKASQKEAEAQQLAVAQDMLDQLEKLLALSGEDRKRMAELAHRGPPLYTAEKHLAELKAQFGKLPMPEAQLLQKLRDRQGAERLGYLQSAHMQPPAFALKGEEGAKRRQEVQWLAGQGHRTLPWIDLTGVDLSGLDLHGFDFSGAWLESANLRKANISGCKFAGAVLAHADMQGCMAIEADFTGANLGRARLAGAVFDRSNLGGAMLMHTALAGTQMRRTHLAGANLLETEWGVADWSGAQLAGNVFYKRVLQGLDLREADLRGANFIECDLRGVDLSGALLQSATFVTCQLQGARMVAARAKGVVFVKNTVLDRVDASGADLSNANLGECSAIGMRAPKALFDGANLGMADLQGADLRLASAKGALFRKTRFSRARLAGANFHDAVFSYANLIGADLRRANLFGTDLTRVALSGDTQFDGALLTRSRTWPRLNAEQQAIAAARDAAGNSEGGAA; encoded by the coding sequence ATGCAGATACTCAAGCCCCATGTCGCCGCGTTGAGCTTTCGGCCGATCGAGTACCGGTCCAAGGCCGGGCTGTGCGTGAGCACCATGCTCTTCGCACCGATGTCGCCGGAAGGCGGCGGCCTGCTGCGCGAGCAATCGATGTGGAACTGCATCTCCGAACTCATGGCGATGCCGCTGGTCGACGAAGGCATTGCCAAGCTCACGCCCGAATACCTGGTGGTCGGCCGCGTGCATGCGGGCGAAGCCGGTTCGCGCGGGGCTGTTGCGCGCGTGCGGCTCGGCAATGCCGGCAAGGCCGTCATGGCCTTTTCGCCGCGCTACTGGGACGGCGCGCGCGTGGTGCAGTCGGAGGTCTATCAGCCGGTGCCGCTCGACTGGGCCAATGCATACGGCGGCCCGACGGTGGCCGAGAACCCGCTGGGCATGGGCGCCGCAGCGGCAGGCGGCGTGCATTGGCTGCCGCCGCTGGAGTTGCCGAGCTCGCGCATCACCGCACCTGGCGACGTGGTGCAGCCCGCAGGTTTTGGCGCGCTCGATGTGATGCATCCGCAGCGTGCCGCACTGCGCGGCACCTACGACGAGAACTACCTCAAGCAGCATGCGCCGGGTTTTCCGCCCGACGTGGACTGGCGCCACTTCAACATGGCGCCGAAAGACCAGTGGCTGGACGCACCCCTGCGCGGCGACGAGGCCTTTGCACTCGAGCACCTGCACCCCACCAAGCCGCTGCTGCAAGGCAACCTGCCGGGTCTGCGGGCCCGCGTGTTCGCCAACTACCGGTTGCCGCCGGAGCAGGTGGCACCGGGCGGCGATTCGCACAAATTCAAGGAAGTGCCGATGCGGCTCACCACCGTTTGGTTCTTTCCTGAAGTGGAGCGCATGCTGCTCATCTGGCATGGCCTGGCCGAGGTGGCGGAGTACGACGGCAGCGACATCGATCATTTGATGACTGCCGTCGAGCGTCTGGGCCAGCCGCGCGGCGACGCCCACTATGCCGGCGTGCTGGCCCGGCGCACAGACCCGGTGCAAGGAGGCATCGAGAGCCTGAACGATGCCGACCTGGTGCCCGACGACATCGACACCGCCGACCCCGACTTCGAAAAGGCGTCCGAGATCTACAAGATGGAGGGCCTCCAGGCCGATGCGCAGTTCCGCCGCGCAGAGATCGACGTGGCCCTTGCGCGCGAGAAGGCCGTGGCCTTTGGCAAAGACCCGGACGCGCTGGGCCTGAAGCCGCCGGTGCGCGAGAAGCCGCCGACCCTGGCCGAGCTGCCCGCCTACGTCAAGGCCAGCCAGAAGGAGGCGGAGGCGCAGCAGCTCGCGGTCGCGCAAGACATGCTGGACCAGCTCGAAAAGCTGCTCGCGTTGAGCGGTGAAGACAGAAAGCGCATGGCCGAACTGGCGCACCGCGGCCCGCCGCTCTACACCGCCGAGAAGCACCTCGCCGAGCTCAAGGCCCAGTTCGGCAAGCTGCCGATGCCCGAGGCGCAGCTGTTGCAGAAGCTGCGCGACCGCCAGGGCGCGGAGCGGCTGGGCTATTTGCAGTCGGCCCACATGCAGCCACCGGCTTTTGCGCTGAAAGGAGAAGAGGGCGCCAAGCGCCGGCAAGAGGTGCAATGGCTGGCCGGGCAAGGCCACCGCACGCTGCCGTGGATCGATCTCACCGGCGTCGACCTGTCGGGCCTCGACCTGCACGGCTTCGATTTTTCGGGTGCGTGGCTGGAGAGCGCGAACCTTCGCAAGGCCAACATATCGGGCTGCAAGTTTGCCGGCGCGGTGCTCGCGCATGCCGACATGCAGGGCTGCATGGCCATAGAGGCCGATTTCACCGGCGCCAACCTGGGCCGCGCGCGCCTTGCCGGCGCGGTGTTCGACCGCTCCAACCTCGGCGGCGCCATGCTCATGCACACGGCGCTTGCCGGCACGCAGATGCGGCGCACCCACCTTGCCGGCGCCAACCTGCTCGAAACCGAATGGGGCGTTGCCGACTGGAGCGGCGCGCAACTGGCGGGCAACGTGTTCTACAAGCGCGTGCTGCAGGGCCTCGACCTGCGCGAGGCCGACCTCCGCGGCGCCAACTTCATTGAATGCGACCTGCGCGGTGTCGATCTTTCAGGCGCATTGCTGCAGTCGGCCACCTTCGTCACCTGCCAGCTGCAGGGCGCACGCATGGTTGCCGCGCGTGCCAAGGGCGTGGTGTTCGTGAAGAACACCGTGCTCGACCGCGTGGATGCGAGCGGCGCCGATCTTTCGAACGCGAACCTCGGCGAATGCAGTGCCATCGGCATGCGCGCGCCCAAGGCGCTGTTCGACGGCGCCAACCTGGGCATGGCCGACCTGCAAGGTGCCGACCTGCGGCTGGCATCCGCCAAGGGCGCGCTCTTTCGCAAGACGCGCTTCAGCCGTGCGCGGCTGGCCGGTGCCAATTTTCATGATGCCGTCTTCAGCTACGCCAACCTGATCGGTGCGGACCTGCGGCGCGCCAATCTCTTCGGCACCGACCTCACGCGGGTGGCACTGAGCGGCGACACGCAGTTCGACGGCGCATTGCTCACGCGCAGCCGCACATGGCCGCGCCTGAACGCAGAACAGCAGGCCATTGCCGCGGCGCGAGATGCGGCCGGCAATTCCGAAGGAGGTGCGGCATGA
- a CDS encoding DUF4150 domain-containing protein: protein MFANCQMMGTDMGFPDVCLTPTPAGPVPIPYPNIAMGPMAIPNCPTILFMCMPAHNLATTIPMTNGDNTGVNMGVASGTVMGPSRHVTGAFTVLLNGMPATRMTSVSLQNSTNCPGVRLVPSQALVLLLSP, encoded by the coding sequence ATGTTTGCCAACTGCCAGATGATGGGCACCGACATGGGCTTTCCGGATGTGTGCCTGACGCCTACGCCGGCGGGCCCGGTGCCCATTCCGTATCCCAACATCGCGATGGGGCCGATGGCCATTCCGAACTGCCCGACGATTCTTTTCATGTGCATGCCCGCGCACAACCTGGCAACCACCATTCCCATGACCAACGGGGACAACACGGGCGTGAACATGGGCGTGGCCTCGGGCACCGTCATGGGTCCGTCGCGGCACGTGACCGGTGCGTTCACCGTGCTGCTCAACGGCATGCCGGCCACGCGCATGACCAGCGTGTCGCTGCAAAACAGCACCAACTGCCCCGGAGTGCGGCTCGTGCCGAGCCAGGCGCTGGTGCTTCTGCTGTCGCCTTAG
- a CDS encoding DUF6484 domain-containing protein, protein MEDHTDLQSARSVLHSVAAWSRLSGQGVALAAFAGFDAEGRFLVTLGEGMAPVQALSTVGLAPGDAGAAVVVAFEQGEVRHPVVVGRVQPPHAKAPPAAEAAQVQASVDGERVLLQARERVELRCGDASIVLTRAGKVLINGNYVLSRSRGANRVKGAYVGIN, encoded by the coding sequence GTGGAAGACCACACCGATCTCCAGAGCGCGCGCAGCGTGCTGCACAGCGTGGCCGCATGGTCGAGGCTGTCGGGCCAGGGCGTGGCGCTGGCGGCCTTTGCCGGCTTCGATGCAGAGGGGCGCTTTCTTGTCACGCTGGGCGAAGGCATGGCGCCGGTGCAGGCGCTGTCGACCGTCGGCCTCGCGCCCGGCGATGCCGGCGCGGCCGTTGTCGTGGCCTTCGAACAGGGCGAGGTGCGGCACCCCGTCGTCGTCGGCCGCGTGCAGCCGCCGCATGCCAAGGCACCGCCGGCGGCCGAAGCTGCGCAGGTGCAGGCCAGCGTGGACGGCGAGCGCGTGCTGCTGCAGGCGCGCGAGCGCGTCGAGCTGCGCTGCGGCGACGCAAGCATCGTGCTCACGCGCGCGGGCAAGGTGCTGATCAACGGCAACTACGTGCTCTCGCGTTCGCGCGGCGCCAACCGCGTCAAAGGTGCCTACGTGGGCATCAACTGA